In Agromyces archimandritae, one genomic interval encodes:
- the dapA gene encoding 4-hydroxy-tetrahydrodipicolinate synthase translates to MTSENPFGQVLVALVTPMTADGEVDWPAVEKHIDDVVSAGADGIVVTGTTGETSTLTDPEKIRLVEVGKDVAAGRAKIITGGGSNETAHAIELYQKSEQAGADGIMIVTPYYNKPTQAGILTHFRLVADATDLPVILYDIPGRTGVPIRYETILRLAKHPNILAVKDAKGDFSEVSRVLNQTDLMYFSGDDANVLPHLAIGATGLVGVTANIAPAPYRTIVDAVNRGDLHAATEAHRRLEPLVRATMTHVPGTVAAKYILHGLGRIGSPRVRLPLVGPEEWEAALIEDEIDLVSGIDGVDFSNFRPDRNAAAGGALPKVAGTTR, encoded by the coding sequence GTGACTTCAGAGAATCCATTCGGACAGGTGCTCGTCGCGCTCGTCACGCCGATGACGGCGGACGGCGAGGTCGATTGGCCCGCGGTGGAGAAGCACATCGACGATGTCGTCTCGGCCGGCGCCGACGGCATCGTCGTCACGGGCACCACGGGGGAGACGTCCACCCTCACCGACCCCGAGAAGATCCGCCTCGTCGAGGTCGGCAAAGACGTCGCGGCGGGGCGCGCGAAGATCATCACGGGCGGCGGCTCGAACGAGACGGCGCACGCGATCGAGCTGTACCAGAAGAGCGAGCAGGCCGGCGCCGACGGCATCATGATCGTCACGCCGTACTACAACAAGCCGACGCAGGCGGGCATCCTCACCCACTTCCGGCTCGTCGCCGACGCGACCGATCTGCCCGTCATCCTCTACGACATCCCGGGCCGCACGGGCGTGCCGATCAGATACGAGACGATCCTGCGCCTGGCCAAGCACCCGAACATCCTCGCCGTCAAGGACGCCAAGGGCGACTTCAGCGAGGTCAGCCGGGTGCTGAACCAGACCGACCTCATGTACTTCTCCGGCGACGACGCGAACGTGCTGCCGCATCTGGCGATCGGGGCGACGGGCCTCGTCGGCGTGACGGCGAACATCGCGCCGGCTCCGTACCGCACGATCGTGGATGCCGTCAATCGCGGCGACCTGCATGCGGCCACCGAGGCGCATCGCCGGCTCGAGCCGCTCGTGCGGGCGACGATGACCCATGTGCCGGGCACGGTCGCGGCCAAGTACATCCTGCACGGCCTCGGCCGCATCGGCAGCCCGCGCGTGCGCCTGCCGCTGGTCGGGCCGGAGGAGTGGGAGGCCGCGCTCATCGAGGACGAGATCGATCTCGTCTCCGGCATCGACGGCGTCGACTTCTCCAACTTCCGCCCCGACCGCAATGCGGCCGCCGGCGGCGCCCTGCCGAAGGTGGCCGGCACGACGCGCTGA
- a CDS encoding thymidylate synthase has product MAAEIPTPYEDLLRDVLEHGTPKGDRTGTGTLSVFGRQLRFDLSAGFPLITTKRVHFKSIAYELLWFLRGSSNVAWLREHGVTIWDEWADADGELGPVYGVQWRSWPTPGGDTIDQIAEVVERIRDDPDSRRLIVSAWNPADIPDMALAPCHALFQFYVADGKLSCQLYQRSADLFLGVPFNIASYALLTHMVAAQTGLEVGDFVWTGGDCHIYDNHLEQVREQLTRKPYPAPTLRLLRTPDSIFDYEYEDFAVEGYEHHPAIRGAVAV; this is encoded by the coding sequence GTGGCAGCCGAGATCCCGACCCCGTACGAAGACCTGCTCCGCGACGTGCTCGAGCACGGCACGCCGAAGGGCGACCGCACCGGCACCGGCACGCTCAGCGTGTTCGGCCGGCAGCTGCGGTTCGACCTGTCGGCGGGGTTCCCGCTGATCACGACGAAGCGCGTGCACTTCAAGTCGATCGCCTACGAGCTGCTGTGGTTCCTCCGCGGCTCCTCGAACGTCGCCTGGCTCCGCGAGCACGGCGTCACGATCTGGGACGAATGGGCCGACGCCGACGGCGAGCTCGGCCCGGTGTACGGGGTGCAGTGGCGCTCATGGCCGACCCCGGGCGGTGACACGATCGACCAGATCGCCGAGGTCGTCGAGCGGATCCGCGACGACCCCGACTCGCGCCGCCTCATCGTCTCGGCCTGGAACCCGGCCGACATCCCCGACATGGCCCTGGCGCCCTGTCACGCGCTGTTCCAGTTCTACGTCGCCGACGGCAAGCTGTCGTGCCAGCTCTACCAGCGCAGCGCCGACCTCTTCCTCGGCGTGCCGTTCAACATCGCCTCCTACGCCCTGCTCACCCATATGGTCGCGGCGCAGACCGGTCTCGAGGTCGGCGACTTCGTCTGGACCGGCGGCGACTGCCACATCTACGACAACCACCTCGAGCAGGTGCGCGAACAGCTCACGCGCAAGCCCTACCCGGCGCCGACGCTCCGGCTGCTCCGAACCCCCGACTCGATCTTCGACTACGAGTACGAGGACTTCGCCGTCGAGGGCTACGAGCACCACCCGGCCATCCGCGGCGCCGTCGCCGTATGA
- a CDS encoding dihydrofolate reductase, giving the protein MTGEGRPRIGLIWAQTADRIIGAGGRMPWHVPEDLAHFKELTLGAPVVMGRKTWESLSPRFRPLPGRRNIVVTRDPAWSAAGAEHAASIDAALALAGSGSAKPGGTDTDAAGPGAADTAEGSSAPAVWVIGGGEVYRQAIGRADVVEVTELDLEVAGDTRAPELDASWREIALDPADGWLTSRTGIRYRFRTFTRGRTVAG; this is encoded by the coding sequence ATGACGGGCGAGGGCCGGCCGCGCATCGGGCTGATCTGGGCGCAGACCGCCGACCGCATCATCGGGGCCGGCGGGCGGATGCCGTGGCACGTTCCCGAAGACCTCGCGCATTTCAAAGAGCTCACCCTCGGCGCCCCCGTCGTCATGGGCCGCAAGACCTGGGAGTCGCTCTCCCCGCGGTTCCGGCCGTTGCCCGGCCGCCGCAACATCGTCGTCACCCGCGACCCGGCCTGGTCTGCGGCCGGCGCCGAGCACGCCGCATCCATCGACGCGGCCCTCGCGCTCGCCGGCTCGGGCTCGGCGAAGCCCGGGGGCACCGACACCGACGCGGCGGGCCCCGGGGCCGCAGACACCGCCGAAGGGTCATCCGCACCCGCCGTCTGGGTCATCGGCGGCGGCGAGGTCTACCGGCAGGCGATCGGCCGTGCCGATGTCGTCGAAGTCACCGAGCTCGATCTCGAGGTCGCCGGCGACACCCGCGCTCCCGAGCTCGACGCTTCCTGGCGCGAGATCGCGCTCGACCCGGCCGACGGCTGGCTCACCTCGCGCACCGGCATCCGCTACCGCTTCCGCACCTTCACGCGAGGCCGAACGGTCGCGGGCTGA
- a CDS encoding TlpA family protein disulfide reductase gives MDWLPATLIGLGLLAATCAIGFVLKHRTGRIRDTAEQPGATAPAELLGLGPGDLGERATLVQFSTEFCGQCPGVARSLGALAGEVDGVRHVEIDLTNRADLVTRFNVLQTPTTLILDADGVQRGRIGGVPRPGAVRAGLDDLTGSLHV, from the coding sequence ATGGACTGGCTGCCCGCGACCCTCATCGGCCTCGGCCTGCTCGCGGCGACGTGCGCCATCGGCTTCGTCCTGAAGCACCGCACGGGGCGCATCCGCGACACCGCCGAACAGCCCGGCGCGACCGCTCCCGCCGAACTCCTCGGCCTGGGCCCCGGCGACCTCGGCGAACGGGCCACCCTCGTGCAGTTCTCCACGGAGTTCTGCGGCCAGTGCCCCGGCGTCGCCCGCAGTCTCGGCGCCCTCGCCGGCGAAGTCGACGGCGTCCGCCATGTCGAGATCGATCTGACGAACCGCGCCGATCTCGTCACCCGTTTCAACGTGCTGCAGACCCCGACCACCCTCATCCTCGATGCGGACGGCGTGCAGCGCGGCCGCATCGGCGGCGTTCCACGGCCGGGCGCCGTGCGCGCCGGCCTCGACGACCTCACCGGGAGCCTCCATGTCTGA